A single window of Acanthopagrus latus isolate v.2019 chromosome 1, fAcaLat1.1, whole genome shotgun sequence DNA harbors:
- the parn gene encoding poly(A)-specific ribonuclease PARN, with protein sequence MEVTRRNFKDSLNAVYSAIEEADFLAIDGEFSGISDGPNVSALTNGLDTPEERYTKLKKHSMDFLLFQFGICTFTYDQTKSKYIIKPFNFYIFPKPFNRTSPDIKFICQSSSIDFLASQGFDFNKVFCNGIPYLNQEEEAQLREQTEERRNQHANGVGTPSYISPSSSKGPAHVPEEHKDFINRVIEKVEALFTNSEKTLDLEPCTGFQRKLIYQTLNWKFPKGLHVETIETEKKERFIQVSKVDDEERKRREQQKLEKEQEELNDAVGFSRVVHAISKSGKLVVGHNMLLDVMHTIHQFYCPLPEDLQDFKEVTMCVFPRLLDTKLMASTQPFKEMITNTSLAELEKQLKEGPFKSPQVETAEGFPSYDTAQEQLHEAGYDAYITGLCFVSMANYLGSFLTPPKAYISARSKLIEPFFNKLFLMRIIDIPYLNITGPDLQPKRDHVLYVTFPKEWKTSDLYQLFSAFGNIQVSWIDDTSAFVSLSQTDQVQIAMNTSRYAESYRIQTYAEYIQAKQEKEKSGQTPKTWGEDGWVKSHYSSTTSAGFGYPRGLRKRSISPVQGEQAAGDAVITDGWSHYSYPDSAGGKKMKTDDISGQANTEAVESKTSEGWLKTADSSESAGLSPIPDEEEEEEEEGSPEGIDPANNSEGTVTWQQATTRKGQKNKKKKTEGAKSTTSLFEVPEVW encoded by the exons ATGGAGGTGACACGCCGAA ATTTTAAGGACAGTTTGAACGCGGTGTACAGTGCGATAGAGGAGGCTGACTTTCTCGCCATCGATGGAGAATTTTCAG gGATAAGCGACGGTCCTAATGTCAGTGCACTAACCAACGGGCTGGACACACCAGAGGAGCGATACACGAAGCTTAAAAAG CACTCCATGGACTTTCTGTTGTTCCAGTTTGGAATATGCACATTCACATACGACCAGACAAAGTCAAA GTATATTATAAAACcttttaatttttatattttcccGAAACCGTTCAACAGGACGTCCCCTGACATAAAGTTCATTTGTCAA AGTTCCAGTATTGATTTCCTGGCCAGTCAAGGGTTCGATTTCAACAAGGTGTTCTGTAATG GAATCCCATACTTaaatcaagaagaagaagcccaGCTGAGGGAGCAGACGGAGGAAAGGAGAAATCAACATGCTAACGGTGTAGGCACGCCGTCCTacatctctccatcctcctccaaaGGCCCAGCACACGTACCCGAGGAGCACAAAGACTTCATCAACAGGGTTAT AGAGAAGGTTGAGGCACTCTTCACTAACTCTGAGAAGACTTTGGACTTGGAGCCATGCACTGG CTTTCAGAGGAAGCTGATATACCAGACGCTGAACTGGAA GTTTCCCAAAGGGCTTCACGTGGAAACCATCGAAACAGAAAAG AAGGAGCGATTCATCCAGGTCAGCAAAGTGGatgatgaggagaggaagaggagggaacaGCAGAAACTGGAGAAAGAGCAG GAGGAGCTAAATGATGCTGTTGGCTTCTCCAGGGTCGTCCACGCCATCTCAAAATCT GGTAAACTTGTGGTCGGCCACAACATGCTGCTGGATGTGATGCACACCATTCACCAGTTCTACTGCCCTCTGCCAGAG GATCTTCAAGACTTTAAAGAGGTcacaatgtgtgttttcccaAG ACTTCTGGACACAAAGTTAATGGCTTCCACACAGCCTTTTAAG GAAATGATCACCAACACCTCACTGGCAGAGTTGGAGAAACAGCTGAAGGAGGGCCCCTTCAAGTCACCACAAGTTG AAACGGCTGAGGGGTTCCCCAGTTACGACACAGCCCAGGAACAGCTCCACGAGGCTGGCTACGACGCTTACATCACTGGCCTCTGTTTCGTCTCAATGGCCAACTACCTGG GCTCTTTCTTAACTCCACCCAAAGCATACATCTCTGCTCGCTCCAAGCTAATTGAGCCTTTCTTCAACAA GCTTTTCCTGATGAGGATAATCGATATTCCCTACCTCAACATCACAGGACCAGATT TGCAACCTAAAAGAGACCACGTCCTGTATGTCACCTTCCCAAAAGAGTGGAAGACGAGTGACCTCTACCAGCTGTTCAGTGCCTTTG GGAACATCCAGGTTTCATGGATAGACGACACGTCAGCATTTGTGTCCCTAAGTCAGACGGACCAGGTACAGATAG CTATGAACACCAGCCGCTACGCAGAGAGCTACAGGATCCAGACGTATGCAGAGTACATCCAGGCtaagcaggagaaggagaagtcTGGCCAGACGCCCAAAACTTGGGGCGAGGACGGCTGGGTGAAGTCTCACTACTCCTCCACTACGTCTGCTGGTTTTGGTTATCCCAG GGGTTTGAGGAAACGCAGCATCAGTCCCGTTCAGGGCGAGCAGGCGGCCGGCGACGCTGTAATTACAGATGGCTGGAGTCACTACTCGTACCCGGATAGCGCAGGCGGCAAGAAGATGAAAACTGATG ACATAAGTGGACAGGCAAATACAGAAGCCGTCGAGAGCAAGACCTCAGAGGGATGGTTAAAGACGGC AGATTCATCAGAATCAGCGGGGTTGAGTCCAATTCccgatgaggaggaggaggaggaggaggagggaagtcCTGAAGGCATTGATCCAGCCAATAATAGTGAGGGCACAGTCACCTGGCAACAAGCCACAACAAGGAAAGGtcaaaagaacaagaaaaagaaaactgaag GTGCTAAATCTACAACGTCACTGTTTGAGGTCCCAGAAGTTTGGTAG